In Chryseobacterium camelliae, one DNA window encodes the following:
- a CDS encoding NAD(P)H-binding protein, whose protein sequence is MKALVIGATGATGKDLVKQLLHDHDFDRVDIFVRKPVDIRHPKLTAHVIDFDAPEQWKSLVTGDVAFSCLGTTLKAAGSKEAQHKVDYDYQYQFAKAARENNVEDYVLVSAYGANPKSKIFYSRMKGELEEAVKRLHFNKITVFKPGMLERKDSDRTGEVLGSRIIKFANKLGLLESQKPLPTEVLAKAMINSSKIKSNGYSSIKLGNIFGFAEKANNNATMK, encoded by the coding sequence ATGAAAGCTCTGGTTATTGGCGCTACAGGCGCCACAGGAAAAGATCTGGTAAAGCAGTTGCTGCACGATCATGATTTTGACCGTGTTGATATTTTTGTGAGAAAGCCCGTTGATATCCGGCATCCGAAGCTTACCGCACACGTTATTGATTTTGATGCTCCTGAGCAATGGAAGTCTCTCGTAACCGGTGATGTAGCATTTTCATGCCTCGGCACTACGCTTAAAGCAGCCGGTAGCAAAGAAGCACAGCATAAAGTGGATTACGACTATCAGTATCAGTTTGCCAAAGCAGCGCGGGAAAATAATGTAGAAGATTATGTGCTTGTTTCAGCCTATGGAGCCAATCCAAAATCGAAAATATTTTATTCCAGGATGAAAGGAGAGCTTGAGGAGGCTGTAAAAAGGCTGCATTTCAATAAAATCACTGTTTTTAAACCCGGTATGCTCGAAAGAAAAGATTCAGACCGAACAGGAGAAGTCCTGGGAAGCCGCATTATTAAGTTTGCCAATAAGCTGGGCCTTCTGGAAAGCCAGAAGCCATTGCCAACTGAAGTATTGGCCAAAGCCATGATCAATTCCTCGAAAATAAAAAGCAATGGATACTCCAGTATCAAGCTGGGGAATATTTTTGGTTTTGCAGAAAAAGCTAATAATAATGCAACAATGAAATAA
- a CDS encoding glutathione peroxidase has protein sequence MKKIFLLLLSFMAFFNSCAQKKSEASKTKTKALMGKTIYDYKVESLDGKEINFADFKGKKILVVNTASQCGFTPQYADLEKLYEEYKDKLVIVGFPANNFGGQEPGTNTEIGAFCQKNYGVTFPMAAKVSVKGDDTAPIFKYLTEKELNGVKNTTILWNFTKFLIDENGKLIDSFVSTTKPTDEAITKYLK, from the coding sequence ATGAAAAAAATTTTTTTACTGCTGCTTTCTTTCATGGCGTTCTTCAACAGCTGTGCCCAGAAGAAAAGTGAAGCATCCAAAACAAAAACCAAAGCGCTTATGGGAAAAACCATTTATGACTACAAAGTAGAAAGCCTGGATGGGAAAGAAATCAACTTTGCAGATTTCAAAGGGAAAAAGATCCTTGTGGTGAATACGGCATCCCAATGCGGGTTTACGCCCCAGTATGCTGATCTTGAGAAACTCTACGAAGAATACAAAGACAAACTCGTCATTGTTGGGTTTCCTGCCAATAACTTTGGAGGACAGGAACCGGGAACCAATACGGAAATCGGTGCTTTCTGCCAGAAAAATTATGGGGTAACGTTCCCGATGGCTGCCAAAGTTTCCGTAAAAGGAGATGATACTGCACCGATCTTCAAGTATCTCACTGAAAAGGAACTGAACGGTGTGAAGAATACCACCATCCTTTGGAATTTTACCAAATTCCTGATTGACGAAAACGGTAAGTTAATTGATTCTTTCGTAAGTACTACAAAGCCTACCGACGAAGCAATTACGAAATATCTGAAATAG
- a CDS encoding histidine kinase, giving the protein MKKLLLAFILVCSQWCMAQTAKEIIDKNIELSGGLTNWKLLNSVLLQGKVILGIKDEYPIKIYQERPNLTKTVITIGNKETAIEGYDGTKGYAMNYAANKLQEYAEYVPESFDNDFIDWENKGFTARYLGKEKIGNMYCHKVELTKNVNKNIYYFDTKTYMLLREIKKDETLDYSDYKKVGNLMMPFRIESSSTKKDGDYVMLINRIDTNKVFPANTFKFK; this is encoded by the coding sequence ATGAAGAAATTACTGTTGGCATTTATTCTGGTTTGTTCCCAGTGGTGTATGGCTCAGACGGCAAAGGAGATTATTGATAAAAACATCGAACTGTCCGGAGGGCTCACAAACTGGAAGCTTCTAAATTCAGTACTGCTTCAGGGTAAGGTCATTTTGGGTATCAAGGATGAGTATCCGATCAAAATCTACCAGGAACGTCCCAATCTCACCAAGACGGTGATTACCATCGGTAATAAAGAGACGGCAATTGAGGGATATGACGGTACGAAGGGATACGCTATGAACTACGCAGCCAATAAACTGCAGGAGTATGCGGAATATGTCCCGGAAAGTTTTGACAATGATTTTATCGACTGGGAAAATAAGGGCTTTACTGCAAGATACCTCGGTAAAGAAAAGATCGGAAATATGTACTGTCACAAAGTTGAGTTGACTAAGAATGTCAACAAGAATATATATTATTTTGACACCAAAACATATATGTTGCTGAGGGAAATTAAGAAAGATGAAACCCTGGACTATTCCGATTACAAAAAAGTGGGTAATCTGATGATGCCGTTCAGGATAGAATCTTCCAGTACAAAGAAAGATGGGGATTACGTGATGCTGATCAACAGAATAGATACGAATAAGGTATTTCCGGCGAATACTTTCAAATTTAAATAA